A single window of Solanum dulcamara chromosome 5, daSolDulc1.2, whole genome shotgun sequence DNA harbors:
- the LOC129889879 gene encoding 14 kDa proline-rich protein DC2.15-like, whose translation MAKSLALFLLFNILFFTVVSSCNTCPGPKPKPKPKPKPTPKPCPPPPSKEGKCPKDALKLGVCANVLNGLLNVTLGTPPVKPCCSLIENLVDLEAAVCLCTALKANILGINLNLPISLSLLLNVCSKEAPKGFTCS comes from the coding sequence ATGGCTAAGTCACTTGCCCTTTTTCTTCTATTCAATATCCTTTTCTTCACTGTGGTGAGTTCATGCAACACTTGCCCTGGCCCTAAACCAAAACCAAAGCCAAAGCCAAAGCCAACGCCGAAGCCATGTCCCCCTCCTCCTTCAAAAGAAGGCAAATGCCCAAAAGATGCCTTAAAATTAGGTGTTTGTGCTAATGTGCTTAATGGTTTGTTAAATGTAACACTTGGAACTCCACCTGTAAAACCATGCTGTAGTCTTATTGAAAATCTTGTGGATTTGGAGGCTGCTGTTTGTCTTTGCACTGCACTTAAGGCTAATATTTTGGGGATTAACCTTAATCTCCCTATTTCACTAAGCTTACTTCTTAATGTTTGTAGCAAGGAGGCTCCAAAGGGATTCACTTGTTCCTAA
- the LOC129889878 gene encoding 14 kDa proline-rich protein DC2.15-like, with amino-acid sequence MDSNRYLVTLFLFSNILFFTLVSGCWSGCNNPPYPKPNPNPNPNPNPNPSPSKGHCPRDALKLGVCANVLNGPVGAVIGTPPDPHCCSVLGGLLDLEAAICLCTALKANILGININIPIALSLLINTCGKTLPSDFICA; translated from the coding sequence ATGGATTCAAACAGATACTTAGTTACTCTCTTTTTGTTCTCCAACATTCTTTTCTTTACCCTTGTAAGTGGTTGCTGGAGTGGTTGCAACAATCCACCATATCCTAAACCAAACCCTAACCCGAACCCAAACCCAAACCCGAACCCGAGCCCATCCAAGGGACATTGCCCTAGAGATGCCCTAAAACTAGGAGTATGTGCCAACGTGCTGAACGGGCCGGTCGGAGCGGTCATCGGGACCCCACCCGACCCACATTGTTGTAGCGTACTAGGTGGACTTTTGGATCTTGAAGCTGCTATTTGTCTTTGCACTGCATTGAAAGCTAATATTCTTGGAATCAACATTAATATTCCAATTGCACTAAGCTTGCTTATTAATACTTGTGGCAAAACTCTCCCATCTGATTTCATTTGTGCCTAA